The genomic interval ATTGTCAACTTTTTTTAAAATTAATATACAGTCAGATAATTTTATATCAAATAGATAATCAGATGGTAATATATATAAATTTTATTATTAATATGTATAGTTTATATATGATGAGGAGTAATATAATAATGAGATATATAATATAAGTCCGTTATATTTTTCTCAAAAATATCTATTGTAGAAAAAAATTTGATTTTTATGAACAAAAACTTAAAATTAAAATAATTTAGTTAATTAATACAACTGACATATCAGATGATAATAAGTTTAGAAATAATTTAGGTGTAATCATGAAGGAAAAGTCGATTTTATACATATTACTTACGTTAATCATTTTATCCGTTAGCATCGGAATTGTCAGTGCCAATGAAAATATTACTGATTCGGCAGATGATTTCTTAGCTATTGAAAATGATTTTTTGATTGAAGAAGAAGCTATTGAAGTAACTAGTGAAAATACATTTGAAAGCAATGAAAGCGAAGAAATTTTAGTATATGAAAATCAGAAAAATGAAGATTTATTAGGAATAAGCATGGATGAAGATTCCATTCTTCAAGCAAAAGTCATTCCTATAACCGGTAATCATTTTGCTCATGTAAGAGAAGCCATTGATAAAGCCGGCAATGGAGATATTATTGATCTTCAGGGAAAAACTATATTTGCTGTCCAAAATGGTAATTCGAGCATTTCAACCAATAAACAGCTGACTTTTATAAACGGTGTTTTTGATGCGGGAAATGTTTCTGCTATTGATATAAATAAACGTAACTTTATTGAAAACTGTAATTTTGAAAACATAACTTTTAAGAACTATAATGATGTATGTATGTATCCGAATTTCTTTATAAACTGTACTTTAAGACATGTTTCATTTGAAAACTTTACCCTTGCGGTAGCAGGTTTCGTTATAAGAAATTCAAACTTATATGATGTGAACTTTACAAATTGTCATTCTTTGGAACCAGAGAATGTAACAGATTATGAGTATGCTGCAATGGCCGTTACATACAATTCAGTATTGGACCATTGTAATTTTGTAAACTGTACGACCAACAGACACTCCGGTGCAATCTGTGTTGCCGGGGAAACGAATAACAGAGTAGACATATTTAATTCTAATTTTATTAACTGTAGTGCTGGTGTCGGTGGAGCAATTTATGTCCACGGAAACGCCGGGATAACTGAAAATTATCACAGTAACATTATAAACTGTACTTTCATCGGTAATACTGCAACGGAAAGAGGAGGAGCCATTGGTTCCAGTCAAAATTATTTATTAGTTAAAAACTGTACTTTTGAAGACAATACTGCAAAACGTGGTGCAGCTTACATGCTTGCAGGTATCGATCACGGTTTGGATGGAATTTCTGAAGGACATTACAATATTATAGAGGACTGTTTCTTTAAAAACAATACAGGTACTGAAGAAGGTGGAGCAGTACATATCACAGGTAACTATAACAGGATTGTTAACAGTACTTTTTATGATAACTATGCAACCAACGGAAACGGTTCAGCTGTTTATATTCACGGTAATAATTCATCCATAGTCAATACAGAATTCTATGAACATGAATGTTCAAGCGGTACTGTCTACATTGTAGGGAACAATACCCTTGTGGACAATTCAACTTTTGAAAACAACTCAGCTTCCAATAGTGGAGCAGGAATATATGTTGTTGGGAACAATACCTTAATCAACAATTCAGTTTTCAACAACAATGATGTAATAATGCATGGTGGTGCCCTTTATTCCGAGGGGGACAACTTAAGAATCTTAAATTCAAATTTCACTTCAAACACTGCAATTGCTTCAACCGACAACATGGAACAGGGTTTAGGTGGGGCAATTTTCATCAGTGGAGACAATTCAGACATTGCCTACTGTTATTTTGAAAACAACGTGGCACGTAACGGTTCAACCATTTACAACAGGGGTCGTAATTTGTCCATTGAAGATGACACTTTCATTGAAAATCAGGCCTGGAGTTATCTCCTGACAACGATTTCCAGTGAAAAACGCATCTATTATGACCCTGAAGGAATTGTGACAATCAACGTTACCCATAATGGTGGAGACAACATTATCAACGCAATCTACAATGACGGCGAACCGGATAACATTTTCTTTTATAACGTAACTTATGAATCATCCGTAAATCAAACTCAAAATACTGGAAATAAAATTATCAATCCGGTAAAAGGCGTTGAAAACAGTAAAAACGGTACTCTCATTTATCAGGATTCACGTGAGGATTTACAGAACATTACAATCATCGTAATTCATCTTGAAACCGGTGAGGTGGTTATCAATTACACCTCCCAAACAGGCATTTACGGTAATATCAGCGTATCCAAGGTGGGACTTCCTCCTGGAAACTATTCAGTAAACGTTACTCACTTTGAAGACGGATTATACAAATACATCACGAACATGACCTACTTTGAAATCCTTCCTGTAGCCGATTTGGCTGTAGAAAAGCTCGTTTCAGACAAGAACCCTGATTTCGGCGATGAAATAACCTGGACTATCCTTGCTACCAACAAGGGCCATAATAATGTATCCGATGCATATGTCATTGATAAATTGCCTGCAGGATTAATCTTTAACGGAGCTGACGGCGATTATAACGCAAGTTCAGGCGTCTGGAATATCGGCACGCTTAACGTTAATCAGACGGTGACATTAAACATCAAGACTATAGTAAACATTACCAATACGACAATATTGAACGTTGCTACAATTAACAGCAGCACTCATGACCCTGACTATTCAAATAATGTAGCTAATAATACAACCTCTGCTAATCCCCTTGCAGACTTGAGCGTCATTAAACTGGTTTCAGATGAGACCTGTGTTATCGGCGATGAGATTACTTGGACCATTGTGGTTACCAATAACGGTCCGGACATGGCTGTAGACGCTTATGCGATTGATAATATTCCTAAAACCCTTACTTATGTAAGAGATGATTCCAATGGAAGGTACAATCCGTCTACCGGCCGCTGGGAAATAGGCAATTTATCTAAAGGAGCAAAAGCTACCTTGAAAATTACCACTAAAGTTAATACGGGCAATACAACAATTGTTAATAATGTCTTTGTTAATTCAAGCACTCCGGACAATAATATGAGCAATAACAATGCTTCAAACAGCACAAAAGTCCTTGAATCCAATTTTAAAGTGGAAAAGATTACAATTACTCCTGTCGTTAAGCTCGGCGACCAGGCGGTCTTTGAAATTATTGTAAGAAATACAGGTGAAACTAAGTTAAATAACGTATTTGTTGAGGAATTTTCCCATAACGGTTTGATTTATGATTCATTTATCGATAATGGCTTTTGGACTTATTCCTTTGTTAACGGCAAGAATGTCTGGACCTTGAATAATGAACTTGGTTTAAACGGAGTGGCTTACTTGTTTGTTTACTTCAACACTACCGTTAGAGGCAATTTCACAAACGTAATCGTTACAGGCTCTGATGAAACCGACAACAAGACTACCAATAATACAACCACAGTATTAACTCCTGATTTTACTGTCAAAAAGATTACCTCAACCCCTTCAGTTAAAATCGGCGATCAGGTTACATTCGAAATCGTTGTAAGGAATACTGGTGAGACTGTATTAAATAACGTATTTGTTGAGGAGTCATCCCATGACGGCTTGATTTATGATTCCTTTGTTGACAATGGTCTCTGGACTCATTCCTTTGTTAACGGCAAGAA from Methanobrevibacter millerae carries:
- a CDS encoding anti-sigma factor domain-containing protein, whose protein sequence is MKEKSILYILLTLIILSVSIGIVSANENITDSADDFLAIENDFLIEEEAIEVTSENTFESNESEEILVYENQKNEDLLGISMDEDSILQAKVIPITGNHFAHVREAIDKAGNGDIIDLQGKTIFAVQNGNSSISTNKQLTFINGVFDAGNVSAIDINKRNFIENCNFENITFKNYNDVCMYPNFFINCTLRHVSFENFTLAVAGFVIRNSNLYDVNFTNCHSLEPENVTDYEYAAMAVTYNSVLDHCNFVNCTTNRHSGAICVAGETNNRVDIFNSNFINCSAGVGGAIYVHGNAGITENYHSNIINCTFIGNTATERGGAIGSSQNYLLVKNCTFEDNTAKRGAAYMLAGIDHGLDGISEGHYNIIEDCFFKNNTGTEEGGAVHITGNYNRIVNSTFYDNYATNGNGSAVYIHGNNSSIVNTEFYEHECSSGTVYIVGNNTLVDNSTFENNSASNSGAGIYVVGNNTLINNSVFNNNDVIMHGGALYSEGDNLRILNSNFTSNTAIASTDNMEQGLGGAIFISGDNSDIAYCYFENNVARNGSTIYNRGRNLSIEDDTFIENQAWSYLLTTISSEKRIYYDPEGIVTINVTHNGGDNIINAIYNDGEPDNIFFYNVTYESSVNQTQNTGNKIINPVKGVENSKNGTLIYQDSREDLQNITIIVIHLETGEVVINYTSQTGIYGNISVSKVGLPPGNYSVNVTHFEDGLYKYITNMTYFEILPVADLAVEKLVSDKNPDFGDEITWTILATNKGHNNVSDAYVIDKLPAGLIFNGADGDYNASSGVWNIGTLNVNQTVTLNIKTIVNITNTTILNVATINSSTHDPDYSNNVANNTTSANPLADLSVIKLVSDETCVIGDEITWTIVVTNNGPDMAVDAYAIDNIPKTLTYVRDDSNGRYNPSTGRWEIGNLSKGAKATLKITTKVNTGNTTIVNNVFVNSSTPDNNMSNNNASNSTKVLESNFKVEKITITPVVKLGDQAVFEIIVRNTGETKLNNVFVEEFSHNGLIYDSFIDNGFWTYSFVNGKNVWTLNNELGLNGVAYLFVYFNTTVRGNFTNVIVTGSDETDNKTTNNTTTVLTPDFTVKKITSTPSVKIGDQVTFEIVVRNTGETVLNNVFVEESSHDGLIYDSFVDNGLWTHSFVNGKNVWTLKGNLSLNAVVGFFVKFNTTKIGNFTNVVVAGSNETDNKTANNTTKVLQPGLDVSKITLTPVVNIGNQVTFEIVVRNTGETNLTNVFVEEFSHDGLTYDSFVDNGLWTHSVVNGKNVWTLNRELLLREVVNLFVKFNTTVKGNFTNVVVAGSDETDNKTSNNTTTVLVPDFTVEKITLTPSVKIGDQVTFEIVVRNTGETEL